The sequence TCCCCTCGGCACCATTCGGCATTATTGAACTGAACGCCGATGCCACACTGCCGGTCACATTACGCAGCGTTGAGACCAACATGCTTGCCCGCAGTGCGGATGGAAAAGTGAATCCCGGCAACGTCAGCAACCTCAAAGTCACCGATGATCAGAGTGTTATTGCATGGCTCACCAAGCTCAATCGATACCACGAAACCACTATTACAATCGGCAAAAAATCGGTGGAAACGCGTAGCATCGGCTTGCTGGCAAATCAAGCCGGAGCCAAAACGTTAAGCTTGCCACCTTCACCAGATGCCAAAAATGGGGTGAGGCCGTTCGAAGTTATTGGTATTCCGCTCAAAGATCCGGGTTTTTATGTGATCGAACTTGAATCACAAAAGCTAGGAGCCGCACTATTAGGCAAGGCCGTTCCGATGTACGTGCGCACCAGTGCGCTAGTGACCAATTTGTCGGTTCACGTCAAGATCGGACGTCAAAATGGTGCAGTCTGGGTAACTACTTTGGACAACGCCAAACCGGTAGAGAACGCCGATGTCAGAATCGCCGATTGTCGTGGTACCGAACTTTGGCGTGGAAAAACCAACAAGCTAGGCATCGCCATGGTGCCTGAATTTCCCGAAGATGGTTGTCGTAGCGGTCGGCAAAGTGCGCCAGGACAAATTGATGGCCTGTTTGTTAGCGCCCGTAAAATCGATGAAAAAGGCCGTACCGATATGACCTTTGCCTTAACTTCATGGAACAACGGGATTGAATCCTGGCGTTTCAATCTACCGATGGACAACGACAAATCGGCAACGGTACGCGCCCACACGGTATTTGACCGGACGCTTTTTCGTGCAGGCGAAACGGCCTCAATGAAGCATGTCATCCGGACCGAAACCATGCAAGGTTTCGGTTTGCTACCAAAAGACCAATTGCCAACACGCGTGCGGATTATCCACCAAGGTAGTGGTCAGGAGTTTCAATTCCCGTTGATCTGGCGCGGACAAAAAAATGCCGAGACCGTATTCGCGATTCCAAAAGAAGCCAAGCTTGGACGTTATGACGTCACTCTGGATAGCGGCACGGTGAAAAGCGATACGAACGACACTAACGACACTAACGACACTAACGCTCGAGGCCAGCGGAGTTACAGTACCGGCAGCTTCCGGGTGGAAGAGTTTCGTCTGCCACTCTTACAAGGACGCATTACACCCCCGAAAACGTTAATAGCGCCGACCGACGTACCGCTTGATGTCCAATTAAATTACCTCAACGGCGGCGGTGCTTCTGGTCAAGCGGTGCATATCACCAGTTTATTGCGCACTAAAGCGATCAGCTTTTCTGCCTACGACGGTTATTCCTTTTCAACGCTTTCCAGCGAATCCAATGACGGCAGCAGCGACAACGCTAACGGAGACGATCAAAAAATTGTTGCCGACAAATTGCCGGTCACGTTGGATAAAAATGGCGCTGGCAAAGCGGTAATAAAGGATCTGCCAGCCATTATTGCGCCGAAAGAATTATTGACTGAGATGACCTTCGCCGATCCGAATGGCGAAATACAGACCGTATCGAGCGTGGCCCCGGTATGGCCTTCGGCAATTGTCGTCGGTCTAAAAGCGGGCGAGTGGATATCTGTGAAGAAAAAATTAACCCTGACTGCGGTCGCCCTTAATCCCGCCGGTCAGCCGCAAGTTGGCATACCGATTGAAATCAGTGGCCGTAGCAAGCAAACTAACTCCCATCGCAAACGCATGGTAGGCGGTTTTTATGCGTATGAAAATACCAATACTTCGACCGATCTGGGAGCGCTGTGTTCGGGTAAAACCGATGCGCGTGGTGTGATGATGTGTAGCATTGAGTTGTCAGAGGCGGGAAATGTCGAATTGACGGCTGAAGGCAAGGATGGCAGCGGCAAGGCATCGCTGGCGACCAGTTCTGTGTGGGTCACCAAACAGGGTGAGTTGTGGTTCGATGGTGAAAACCAGGACCGCATCGATATTTTGCCAGAGAAAAAACATTATCAGCCGGGCGAAACCGCCAAATTTCAAGTGCGCATGCCGTTTCGCTATGCCACCGCGTTAATCGCCATTGAGCGTGAAGGTGTGATCGACACGCAGGTCATGCAATTGAACGGACAAGATCCGACTTTTAGCCTGCCGGTGAAAGCCAGTTATGGCCCGAACGTCTTTGTTTCAGTATTGGCAGTACGTGGCCGCATGCGTGATGTTCCGTGGTATTCATTCTTTACATGGGGTTGGAAAGAACCGTTGAACTGGTGGAGTGAGTTCAAAGAATATCAAGCACCTGGTGCAACCGTCGATCTGGCAAAACCAGCCTACAAATTTGGCATTGCCGAAATCATGGTCGGCACGGCGGCGAATCAGTTGGCGGTGACAGTCAAGGCCGATCAACCGAGCTACGCAATCCGTACTGTGGCCAAGGTGACAATTCAGGCCAATTTGCCAAATGGTAAGCCAGCCGCCCGTGCCGAAATCGCCGTGGCCGCAGTCGATGAGGCGTTGCTGGAACTTGAGCCGAATCGCAGCTGGGATTTGCTACAGGCGATGCTGCAACGTCGCAGTTATGGCGTTGAAACCTCGACCGCGCAAATGCAGGTCGTCGGCAAGCGCCATTATGGTCGCAAGGCGATTCCTGCCGGCGGTGGCGGTGGCAAATCGCCCACGCGTGAACTGTTCGACACGTTGTTGTTATGGAAGCCGGTTATTTTGCTGGATGCCAACGGACGGGCGCAGATTGATGTGCCGCTAAACGATGCGCTGAGCAGTTTCAAGATAGTCGCCGTGGCGCAAAGTGGCGACAGCCTGTTCGGCACCGGATCGGTCAGCATCCGCTCAACGCAGGATCTGCAATTGATTTCCGGGTTGCCACCGTTGGTGCGCGAAGGCGATAACTTTAGCGCAATGGTGACGGTGCGCAATACCACCACGCATGCCATGCAAGTCAATGCCACGGCACAAGCTAGCGGTGCGGCGGTATTATTGCCGACCTCGGCAAACGCGCTAACTGCACCAACCAGATCTGCTCAGGCTGTTCTACCTATAATGCCAACCTTGCAAGGGAAGGAGTTGAGCATCCCACCTGGCGAGTCGCGTGAGTTGGTTTGGCAAGTGACCGTGCCGTCAGGTGTGAAACAATTAACGTGGGAAATCAACGCGCAAGAGCAGGGCGGCGCTAAAGTGAAAGACAGTATCAAATTCACTCAGCGTGTGGTGCCAGCCGTGCCGGTGACGGTGCAACAGGCAACCTTCTTCCAGCTTGATAAAGCGTTCTCGCTACAAGTCGCACAACCTGCCGATGCTTTGCCGGGGCGCGGCGGCTTAGCGGTCGCGTTATCGCCTTCATTAGCGGGCAATAATGAGGGGCTACGACGTTACTTTGCCGAGTATCCTTTCTCTTGCCTCGAACAACAGGCTTCGCGAGCGATTGGTTTGCAAGATAACGCATTATGGCTAAAGGTCCTCAATGGCTTACCGACCTATCTCGACAGCGATGGTCTGGCTTATTACTACCCACCGACTGAAAGCAATGCGCGGCACGGAAGTGATACGTTAACGGCTTATTTACTGGCGATCACGCAAGAGTCGGGCTTTGCCATCTCACAGCCAAGTCGCGACAAAATGCTGGACGGTTTAACCGCATTTGTTGAGGGCAAAATTACGCGTGACTTTTGGTCGCCGCAAAAAGATCTCGATGTCCGCAAACTGGCCGCGTTAGAGGCGCTATCGCGCTATGACCGCGCACGGCCCTCCATGTTGGGGGCGATCCAGTTGTCGCCAAATCGTTGGCCGACTTCAGCGGTACTCGACTGGATTAATATATTGCAGCGGGTTACGAGTATTCCTGAGCGCGCTAAACGTCTTGCCGAAGCGGACCAAATACTCCGTTCAAGACTGAATTATCAGGGAACGCAGATGGGATTTTCTACCGAGAGCAGTGATTATTGGTGGTGGTTGATGACCGGTGGCGACGTCAACGCAAACCGTTTGGTATTGACCGTACTCAACGATCCGGCCTGGAAAGACGATATGTCAAAATTAATCAATGGCGCGATTCAACGGCAGTCACGCGGACATTGGTCAACGACGACCGCCAATAGTTGGGGCAGTTTGGCACTACAGAAATTTTCACAGAAGTTCGAATCCGAAAAAGTATCAGGCATCACCAAAGTTGCGCTAGAGCCGGGAATCGTCTCAGCAAATCCAAATCCGCCAAACGGCCAAAATTTCAGTTGGCTAGCAACGGGAGGCGGTAAGTTGCAAATCCCTTGGGCCAGCTCGGCCACGCCAGCGACGCTTAAGCTAACGCACATTGGTGGTGGTGCACCGTGGATCAACGTCCAAAGTTTGGCAGCGGTTGTATTGAAGAAGCCATTCTCCAGCGGTTATCGGATCAATAAAAACATCGTTCCGATCGAGCAAAAAGAAAAAGGAAAATACACGCGTGGCGATATTTATAAGATCAATCTGGAAGTCGACGCACAGACCGATATGACGTGGGTCGTCGTCACTGATCCGATCCCGGCCGGTGGAACTTTGCTGGGCTCCGGGTTGGGACGCGATTCGGCGATTTCCACACTCAGCGAACGACCAAGCGGCAGTGCGTGGCTGGCATACGAAGAGCGCAGCTTTGAGGCATTTCGTAGCTACTACGAATACGTGCCGAAAGGAAAATTCATAATGACCTATACCTTCCGCATCAACAATCCGGGCGAATTTAATTTGCCGCCTACACGCGTGGAAGCCATGTACGCGCCAGAAATGTTTGGTGAAAGTCCTAATCCGAAATGGACGGTGAAGTGAGTGACTTAGTGCGTGACTTAGTCATTGCGCTGCCCATCCGATTGGTCGGATGGGGGAAGCGATAATGTCGCCAGTTAACCTTTGTCTGCGTACAAAAGCTTCACCATGTCTGGGGCGGCTATCAATGGCTGCTGTATTGATGCTGGGATTCAGCACCGCGCCGGTTCACGCCTTGCAAACTTTTAATGAGGTGCAGCAGGAGTTCCGCACCTCCGAGGCAAACTTGCTCGACCGCAAAGGTGCGTTATTACAGCAAATCCGCTTGAATCCGAACGAGCGACGTTTGTCATGGGTGGGTATAGAAGACGTTTCACCCGCTTTACGAAATGCATTGATAGCGTCCGAAGATAAA is a genomic window of Glaciimonas sp. CA11.2 containing:
- a CDS encoding alpha-2-macroglobulin family protein, whose amino-acid sequence is MAQAAPVPKINTFSPQGAIIQVRQVRVQFSEAAVKFGDPKAPMPFDIQCKEAGSGRWADDKNWIYDFERDVPPGTRCSFALKSDFTLLSGAVITGKKIFQFNTGGPAVINVMPRGDSIDEQQVFILVQNGVATSDSLLKHVYCEAEGVHERIPVKLITGASRKVLLDQFAEKINPEVVSTVQCQQRLPNDSAVRLTWDKGVVTPSGIATTQPQVFKFKVRPSFTASVSCERENANAACAPILPLRILFTSPVTRALAEAVTLNGSNGKLKPFFEKNNTDDTVSQLTFKPPFAERSELTIVLPSGFHDESGRPLTNANSFPMKVRMADYPPLAKFPSAPFGIIELNADATLPVTLRSVETNMLARSADGKVNPGNVSNLKVTDDQSVIAWLTKLNRYHETTITIGKKSVETRSIGLLANQAGAKTLSLPPSPDAKNGVRPFEVIGIPLKDPGFYVIELESQKLGAALLGKAVPMYVRTSALVTNLSVHVKIGRQNGAVWVTTLDNAKPVENADVRIADCRGTELWRGKTNKLGIAMVPEFPEDGCRSGRQSAPGQIDGLFVSARKIDEKGRTDMTFALTSWNNGIESWRFNLPMDNDKSATVRAHTVFDRTLFRAGETASMKHVIRTETMQGFGLLPKDQLPTRVRIIHQGSGQEFQFPLIWRGQKNAETVFAIPKEAKLGRYDVTLDSGTVKSDTNDTNDTNDTNARGQRSYSTGSFRVEEFRLPLLQGRITPPKTLIAPTDVPLDVQLNYLNGGGASGQAVHITSLLRTKAISFSAYDGYSFSTLSSESNDGSSDNANGDDQKIVADKLPVTLDKNGAGKAVIKDLPAIIAPKELLTEMTFADPNGEIQTVSSVAPVWPSAIVVGLKAGEWISVKKKLTLTAVALNPAGQPQVGIPIEISGRSKQTNSHRKRMVGGFYAYENTNTSTDLGALCSGKTDARGVMMCSIELSEAGNVELTAEGKDGSGKASLATSSVWVTKQGELWFDGENQDRIDILPEKKHYQPGETAKFQVRMPFRYATALIAIEREGVIDTQVMQLNGQDPTFSLPVKASYGPNVFVSVLAVRGRMRDVPWYSFFTWGWKEPLNWWSEFKEYQAPGATVDLAKPAYKFGIAEIMVGTAANQLAVTVKADQPSYAIRTVAKVTIQANLPNGKPAARAEIAVAAVDEALLELEPNRSWDLLQAMLQRRSYGVETSTAQMQVVGKRHYGRKAIPAGGGGGKSPTRELFDTLLLWKPVILLDANGRAQIDVPLNDALSSFKIVAVAQSGDSLFGTGSVSIRSTQDLQLISGLPPLVREGDNFSAMVTVRNTTTHAMQVNATAQASGAAVLLPTSANALTAPTRSAQAVLPIMPTLQGKELSIPPGESRELVWQVTVPSGVKQLTWEINAQEQGGAKVKDSIKFTQRVVPAVPVTVQQATFFQLDKAFSLQVAQPADALPGRGGLAVALSPSLAGNNEGLRRYFAEYPFSCLEQQASRAIGLQDNALWLKVLNGLPTYLDSDGLAYYYPPTESNARHGSDTLTAYLLAITQESGFAISQPSRDKMLDGLTAFVEGKITRDFWSPQKDLDVRKLAALEALSRYDRARPSMLGAIQLSPNRWPTSAVLDWINILQRVTSIPERAKRLAEADQILRSRLNYQGTQMGFSTESSDYWWWLMTGGDVNANRLVLTVLNDPAWKDDMSKLINGAIQRQSRGHWSTTTANSWGSLALQKFSQKFESEKVSGITKVALEPGIVSANPNPPNGQNFSWLATGGGKLQIPWASSATPATLKLTHIGGGAPWINVQSLAAVVLKKPFSSGYRINKNIVPIEQKEKGKYTRGDIYKINLEVDAQTDMTWVVVTDPIPAGGTLLGSGLGRDSAISTLSERPSGSAWLAYEERSFEAFRSYYEYVPKGKFIMTYTFRINNPGEFNLPPTRVEAMYAPEMFGESPNPKWTVK